A window of the Henckelia pumila isolate YLH828 chromosome 3, ASM3356847v2, whole genome shotgun sequence genome harbors these coding sequences:
- the LOC140886307 gene encoding uncharacterized protein → MRPGRMWYGESRSADRLGAWTSTDRGGGQSPGRV, encoded by the exons ATGCGCCCCGGTCGGATGTGGTACGGCGAGAGCCGGTCCGCCGATCGACTCGGGGCATGGACCAGCACGGATCGGGGTGGCGGCCAAAGCCCGGGCA GAGTCTGA